The Bradyrhizobium barranii subsp. barranii genome segment GCAGGGAAATGAAGACCGCGTCGCGGTTGGCAGTGGAAAGCCTTGATCGCGGGAATTTCGGGTTGCCCACCCGGCTGGCCACCGCTCGCTTCACAGCTACGACCGCAGCCGCCGGAGGATCGCTGGGATGAATTGCCATCTTTTCTCTCCTTTCACGGTGGCGAGGTTCTAGACCGGGGCCTTGGTGAAGTAAGTGTCCGTCCAGACACCTTTGGCGTCCTGATAGTTTGAGCAAAATCGATCAAACTGGATCTCCGGTGTTAGGCCGAAAAGGGGATCCTCAATGACCAGGCTGTCGGTATCCTCCAGATATCCGACGATCGCGACGAAGTGCGCCGGTCCCTCCTCATCTTCGTCTCCCGACCAGACCGTGCGAACACAAATGGGGCGCCCTGCACTGATCTCCTGCTGCACCTCCATTCGTGTCGCTCGTTGGTCGAGGGCCAACACGGCGAGACAGCGGACTCGGTTGAGCGGTGATCCGAGAGAATGCGTCACATCGAATTCCAGGCCCGGCGTGCCGCAAGGGAAATCACAGCAATCATGCCGGTTCAATTCAAGGTCGGCGATGCGGCACTGCGTGAAAGTACTGGTCTCGTCGTAATAGCGCGAGATGCTGTAAGCGACGGCTGCCCAGCACCAATTGATGTGACACTGATGTTGCATCGTGAAATCTGGCGCCAACTGAATCCGTGTCCTTTCGATGACGGAAATTTCTTCCACACCCATTGCAATACCTCGTGGTTGAGATCGATTGGTCCAACTTCAATTCCTTGTGGCCGTGCGGAGCGCATCCTTGCAAAATCCAAGGATGCGATCTCGGCTGCGGCATTAGGCACTGTTCTAATGCTCTTGTTTTGCCGCCTCGGTCACCGCATGGAAGGTGCTGCATTGCTGGAGGTACGGAAACACGGCTTCAGCAATGGCCTTCCCGGCAGCCGTGTCACTCGGGTAGTGGACGCCAGCGATCTCGCGATTCTTCCCGATCCGCGCGGCCAGCGCCCTCAGTGCACTCTTGGCACCGGGGATAATCTCTCCCAGCGCCAGTGCCATCAGATGACTCTCCAGCGAATGTCCGCTCGGATAGGAGGCGTGCCAGGGCGACGCGACCATTGGGAAAAGCGCCGGACACACCTGTTGCGGCCGCCCGCGATTGAACCTGAGCTTGTAGTAGACGGCGACCATCAGCCCAACATGATCGGCCATCTCCAGAATCTTGATCGTATTTGGATGCGCAGACGGCGAAAGCATGAGGACCTGCGCAAAATAGCCGACAAGCCTCACGTCCTGATCGACGATCTCATCTGCCAACCTCTTGCGACGATCCATCGACGCCCCAAGCAGTTCATCGATCTCGCCGAAAATCACATCGTGATCCGTTGGCGGGCCGGCGACAGTGATGGTTTGCCAATCGGTCTTGGCAAATTCGAGCAATGCGATCTGGGCAAAAAAGTCAGGGCGCCAGGCAGACAGCGGGAATGTCGCCCCGTAATTCAAGCTACCGGGCAGGACTCCGACGAAACTCTCGAAGATCGGGAAAGGACGCGGGGGAATTCCACCACCAACGTAACCGCCGCTGACTGCGCCGTTTCCGCCACCACCGCCGCCGCCGCCGCCGCCTCCGCCGCCGCCACCACCACCGCCACCACCACCGCCTCCTCCTGCAACACCAGGCATTGTGCTCTCCATCGAGGGGCTAATAATTTGAACCGGGCTCCTGGCCCCATCAATCCGGCAACCCAGCTGCTCCTAATCGCTCGACATACAAAGACCCCTGGGGCTCCTTGAACGGACAACGGCGCGCATAGTCCGATACCCTGAAGCCGGGCAGGATGTTCTTATGGTGCTGCGAAACCTGCCGCGCTTCCTCCAGGCGACCAACCGCGACGAGGCTTGCGGCGAGGACGCGCGCGGCGTTTCCAAAACGCGGGCTGAGGGTCAAAGACTTCTTCGACCAGCGAATGGCATCGTCAAACGTTCCGTTCAGATAATGATTTTGGCCGAGCAGGCAGAAATTGAAAAAGGCCTGTTGGCCAAGTGGTGAAAGCCGGATGGCGCGCTCCGCACGGGCGATTCCGGTTGAAGCATCGCCGATGAACCCGGGGGTCCCGCTCCCGAACACCCATGCCCACGAATTGCTGGGGGATATGGCAAGAGCCCGCTCACACAGGTCCAATCCGCTGTCGTAGTCACGAAAGAACATGCTCTTGCCGTGCCCCTGTATCGCGAGCGCGAGAGCATTTTGCGGGTCTCTTTCGATGGCACAATTGGACAGTCGGATCACGTCGGCCGAATCCGCATCGAAATCCGACGACCACCCCTCCGCGATCTTGAAATTGTGCCACTTCGCAGCGAACGCGTACGGCGCCGCGTATTCGGGGTCTTCCTCGCTGGCTTTCTCGAGCAGCCCTTTGGCGCGCGAGAAGCTCGCGAAATCGAATTTGTAGAGCAGCTCAAGCGCCCGCAGGAGATAGTCATACGCATTGAGGCTCTTCGGCGGCTTTCGCAGCGCCCGCTTGATCTCTGCGCGACGCACATAGGCGGCGATCTTCTCAACGACACCAATGGCGATCTCGTCCTGGACTTCGAAAACGTCCGCAAGGTCCGTGTCGTATTTCTCGGCCCACACCACGGAGCCAGTCGCAACATCGACCAACTCGACCGAAAACCGGAATCGCTTGCCCGATCGACGAACGTGACCGCTGACGTAATAGCGAACGCCAAGCTTCTCGCCGATTTCGACGGGATCGATCTCGCGCTGACGAAACGGCATCGTCGACCCGCGAGACACCACCAGGAGCTCCTGAATATTACTCAGGCTGACAATGATGTCTTCGACGAAGCCTTCGGCAAAATAGCTGTCGTCGACCTCCGAAGAGCTGTTCGCAAACGGAAGAACGGCGATCGAGGGCAGTTTGGTTCGTCTCGAGGATTTGGTGGAAGCGCCGATCACCGTGCGGCGGTCCACTCCCGGCGAGAGCAGGAGAAAGGCATGAACCGGCCGCGACAGGTTCTTGAGATGAAGCTCACCCAGGTCGTCAAACTTGAATTCGCTCAGATCGGCGACTACTCGCAAAAGGGCCGACGACACCACAACGCCGCCCGCGGGAGCGACAGATTGCAAGCGTGCTGCGATATTGACGCCATGGCCGTAGACATCGTTCAGATCAAAGATGACAGGCTCCCAATGGACGCCGATGCGAAAGGCTATGCGGCGCTCGGGAGGTTGCAAGGTTTCAAGCCCGGTGACTTCACGCTGCAACTCGGAGGCACAGCGAAGGGCATCGAGCGGGCTCTCGAACACCGCGACGAAGCCGTCGCCGGTGTTCTTCACAATCTCGCCTCGTCGACCGATCAAAGCAGGATCGATGACGCTCACGCGAAGAGCCCGATAGCGACTATGCGTCTCGACCTCAGCAGCTTCCATAAGTCTGGTATAGCTGACGACGTCCGCCACGAGGACGGCGCGGAAAGGTCTTTCGAATTCGAGGATCTTACCTACTTGGGAATTAAAGTCCTGTTCGGCAGCACCAACCAACCTCGCACCACTGTCGTTGGCGGTGTTCGGCGACGACGGGGGGTCGCTCGTAGGCTCCGACTTCATTGATCCCTCAGCGGCGAATAAAGCCTCTTGCCGAGCAGAGTCTCGTCCTTGAACCAGTCTGCAACACGCTAAACGCAATTCGGTTGAGGCGCTACCAAAATCACCCGAATGGCTCGGAGCGGCAGCGCCACAACAAGTGGCGGCGGAGAGTAAAAGGGCTTCTTCGGATTACCTCATCTTGGCGATCAGCGGCTCGCGCTGGAATAAGGCGCCCGATCAACGCACTCTACCTTTCGAATTCCTTTTGAATTCCTTATGAATTCCTTCTGAATTTCGACAGCATTCGCGAATTCCCACTTGCACCGGGCCCCGAAGTGGAAGCCCTCGCGCCGGGCGCGATGGCAAAAGGTCGCGCCGACCGCCTCAACCGCCAATACGCTTTGCTGCAGACTTGCAACTGTTTTGCCCTCAAGCGAGTCGACCCCGTCTGTAGAGTGGATAGCGAAAGTCGCGGGAAGGCCGAAGCGCACCGATGAAGCCACAGGCTGGTGCGCGACGAGTCCGGATGGCCCCACACTTAAATCGGGACGCTGATATGCGGCATGCCTTGCATCGCGCCTCCGATGTTGACGTGAGCTGGTGCGGGTTTAAGTACGGCAACAAATCTTGCAGGGGTGGCGACGTTCGCTGGGCTGGTTCCCGTTGA includes the following:
- a CDS encoding papain-like cysteine protease family protein is translated as MGVEEISVIERTRIQLAPDFTMQHQCHINWCWAAVAYSISRYYDETSTFTQCRIADLELNRHDCCDFPCGTPGLEFDVTHSLGSPLNRVRCLAVLALDQRATRMEVQQEISAGRPICVRTVWSGDEDEEGPAHFVAIVGYLEDTDSLVIEDPLFGLTPEIQFDRFCSNYQDAKGVWTDTYFTKAPV
- a CDS encoding phosphatase PAP2 family protein, whose product is MPGVAGGGGGGGGGGGGGGGGGGGGGGGGNGAVSGGYVGGGIPPRPFPIFESFVGVLPGSLNYGATFPLSAWRPDFFAQIALLEFAKTDWQTITVAGPPTDHDVIFGEIDELLGASMDRRKRLADEIVDQDVRLVGYFAQVLMLSPSAHPNTIKILEMADHVGLMVAVYYKLRFNRGRPQQVCPALFPMVASPWHASYPSGHSLESHLMALALGEIIPGAKSALRALAARIGKNREIAGVHYPSDTAAGKAIAEAVFPYLQQCSTFHAVTEAAKQEH
- a CDS encoding adenylate/guanylate cyclase domain-containing protein; this encodes MKSEPTSDPPSSPNTANDSGARLVGAAEQDFNSQVGKILEFERPFRAVLVADVVSYTRLMEAAEVETHSRYRALRVSVIDPALIGRRGEIVKNTGDGFVAVFESPLDALRCASELQREVTGLETLQPPERRIAFRIGVHWEPVIFDLNDVYGHGVNIAARLQSVAPAGGVVVSSALLRVVADLSEFKFDDLGELHLKNLSRPVHAFLLLSPGVDRRTVIGASTKSSRRTKLPSIAVLPFANSSSEVDDSYFAEGFVEDIIVSLSNIQELLVVSRGSTMPFRQREIDPVEIGEKLGVRYYVSGHVRRSGKRFRFSVELVDVATGSVVWAEKYDTDLADVFEVQDEIAIGVVEKIAAYVRRAEIKRALRKPPKSLNAYDYLLRALELLYKFDFASFSRAKGLLEKASEEDPEYAAPYAFAAKWHNFKIAEGWSSDFDADSADVIRLSNCAIERDPQNALALAIQGHGKSMFFRDYDSGLDLCERALAISPSNSWAWVFGSGTPGFIGDASTGIARAERAIRLSPLGQQAFFNFCLLGQNHYLNGTFDDAIRWSKKSLTLSPRFGNAARVLAASLVAVGRLEEARQVSQHHKNILPGFRVSDYARRCPFKEPQGSLYVERLGAAGLPD